One Benincasa hispida cultivar B227 chromosome 5, ASM972705v1, whole genome shotgun sequence genomic window carries:
- the LOC120078046 gene encoding secretory carrier-associated membrane protein 1-like yields MSRYDSNPFDEDVNPFSNPGVGSVPPANSRLSPLPPETYDRGATIDIPLDNSKDLKAKEKELQAKEAELKKREQELKRREDAIARAGIIIEEKNWPPFFPLIHHDIANEIPIHLQNIQYVAFTTLLGLVVCLFWNIVAVTTAWIEGEGPTIWFLAIIYFISGVPGAYVGWYRPLYRATRTDSALKFGWFFLVYLIHIGFCVFSAVAPPIIFKGKSLTGILPAIDLLSSNALVGIFYFIGFAFFCIESLISIWVIQQVYMYFRGSGKAAEMKREAAMGTLRATF; encoded by the exons ATGAGTCGGTACGATTCCAATCCTTTCGACGAAGACGTCAATCCCTTTTCT AATCCTGGAGTTGGAAGTGTTCCACCTGCAAACTCAAGGCTTTCACCTCTTCCCCCTGAAACTTATGATCGTGGTGCAACAATTGACATTCCTCTGGATAATTCTAAG GATTTAAAAGCTAAGGAGAAGGAGCTTCAAGCTAAAGAAGCTGAATTAAAGAAGAGGGAACAG GAATTAAAACGGAGGGAAGATGCCATTGCAAGag CTGGAATTATCATAGAGGAGAAAAATTGGCCACCATTTTTTCCCCTTATACATCATGATATTGCAAATGAAATACCGATCCATCTACAAAACATTCAGTATGTTGCCTTCACAACATTGTTGG gTTTGGTTGTGTGCCTTTTCTGGAACATTGTAGCAGTTACGACTGCTTGGATCGAAGGTGAAG GTCCAACAATATGGTTTCTTGCGATTATCTACTTCATATCAGGTGTACCTGGAGCATATGTTGGGTGGTATCGTCCTCTCTATCGTGCTACCAG GACCGATAGTGCTCTGAAGTTTGGGTGGTTTTTCCTAGTTTACCTG ATTCATATTGGCTTCTGCGTCTTTTCTGCAGTTGCTCCTCCCATTATTTTTAAGGGAAAATCTCTTAC AGGGATCTTACCTGCTATAGACCTGTTGAGTAGTAATGCTTTGGTTGGG ATATTCTACTTCATTGGTTTTGCATTCTTCTGCATTGAATCACTAATCAGCATATGGGTTATCCAG CAAGTTTACATGTATTTTCGAGGTAGCGGTAAGGCTGCAGAAATGAAACGTGAAGCCGCCATGGGAACTCTGAGGGCAACTTTTTGA
- the LOC120077721 gene encoding LOW QUALITY PROTEIN: protein STRUBBELIG-RECEPTOR FAMILY 3-like (The sequence of the model RefSeq protein was modified relative to this genomic sequence to represent the inferred CDS: inserted 1 base in 1 codon) — MGWKRSSRNGNLRIWVQVLVGFVICAAQVLFGITNPGDFSAISSLHTALGLPSLPGWGIGQDPCGDAWQGVVCNDSSIIKIIINAANLGGELGDSLGLFSSIQTIDLSNNHIGGSIPSSLPVTMQNFFLSANEFTGSIPSSLSSLIQLTAMSLNDNKLSGQIPDSFQAISQLVNLDLSNNNLSGPLPPSVSNLLALTTLHLQNNQLSGTLDVLQDLPLKDLNIENNLFSGPIPEKVLSIPNFRKDGNLFNSSVSPTSPPVSPSPPSKPAPAPPVSGAPPVSGAPPSSQQKPKKQADGPSAPEESSSGKNKKSTKRVVLITIAVVLSFIILVLACVLFMPRCRRRRGDSVSKRHQIGAYRGERENAGNQGAMHPTNDQIPKVVPKEPVVRPKQETQTEVQKVPKDHTEREKNMPRMSAIPKKDHHEVDLSHXDVYLNAFPSPPPPPPPPVEEVTAVPTVPAEVPPLKPLTKHRITSTFAKSFTIASLQQYTNSFSQENLLGEGMLGNVYRAHLPNGKLLAVKKLDKRAFSQQKDDEFLELVNNIDRIRHANVVELSGYCAEHGERLLIYEYCSGGTLQDALHSDEEFRKKLTWNARIKMALGAARALEYLHEVCQPPVIHRNFKSANVLLDDDLSVRVSDCGLAPLISKGAVSQLSGQLLTAYGYGAPEFESGVYTLESDVYSFGVVMLELLTGRMSYDRTRTRGEQFLVRWAIPQLHDIEALTSMVDPSLNGRYPAKSLSYFADIISKCVQSEPEFRPPMSSVVQDLLNMIRREPRGSGSSED, encoded by the exons TTTCTGCTATTAGTAGCTTACATACTGCACTTGGACTCCCCAGTCTTCCTGGATGGGGCATCGGGCAAGACCCATGCGGAGATGCATGGCAGGGTGTTGTGTGTAATGATTCGAGCATCATTAAAAT AATCATTAATGCTGCTAATTTGGGAGGTGAACTTGGTGACAGCTTGGGATTGTTTTCTTCAATCCAAACAAT TGATTTAAGCAACAATCATATAGGGGGAAGTATACCATCCAGTTTACCCGTTACCATGCAGAACTT TTTTCTTTCAGCTAATGAGTTCACGGGAAGCATCCCGAGTTCATTATCATCTCTGATTCAACTGACAGCAAT GTCGTTGAATGATAACAAATTAAGTGGACAAATACCAGATTCCTTTCAAGCCATTTCTCAGTTGGTCAATTT AGACTTATCCAATAACAACTTGAGTGGGCCACTGCCTCCATCAGTAAGCAATTTATTGGCATTGACCACCCT GCATTTGCAGAACAATCAGCTGTCGGGGACCCTTGATGTTCTACAAGACCTTCCACTGAAAGACTT GAATATAGAGAACAACCTTTTTTCTGGACCCATACCTGAGAAGGTGCTGAGTATCCCTAATTTTAG AAAGGATGGAAACCTGTTTAATTCTTCTGTTTCTCCGACCTCTCCTCCTGTATCTCCTTCTCCACCATCAAAGCCAGCACCAGCACCACCAGTTTCAGGAGCACCTCCAGTTTCTGGAGCACCACCATCTTCTCAACAAAAACCTAAGAAACAGGCTGATGGACCATCGGCACCTGAGGAATCCAGTTCtggaaaaaataagaaaagcaCTAAAAGGGTTGTTTTAATAACAATTGCAGTGGTTTTGTCATTCAtaattttggttttggcatGTGTGCTCTTTATGCCAAGAtgcagaagaagaagaggtGATAGTGTTTCCAAGCGACATCAGATAGGTGCTTATAGGGGTGAGAGAGAGAATGCTGGAAATCAGGGAGCTATGCACCCTACAAATGATCAGATACCTAAAG TAGTTCCAAAAGAGCCAGTTGTAAGGCCGAAGCAGGAAACTCAAACAGAGGTTCAGAAGGTTCCAAAAGATCAtacagagagagagaaaaacatGCCAAGAATGAGCGCTATTCCAAAGAAGGATCATCACGAAGTAGATTTGAGCC CCGATGTCTATCTAAATGCCTTCCCCTCCCCCCCACCACCTCCTCCCCCTCCTGTTGAAGAGGTCACTGCTGTGCCCACTGTTCCAGCCGAAGTTCCTCCCTTGAAGCCTCTTACTAAACATAGAATTACCTCAACATTTGCAAAATCTTTTACCATTGCGTCCCTTCAGCAATATACAAACAGCTTTTCACAAGAGAATCTTCTAGGAGAAGGAATGCTGGGGAATGTTTATAGGGCACACCTTCCCAATGGGAAG TTACTGGCCGTCAAGAAACTGGATAAGAGAGCATTCAGTCAGCAAAAGGATGATGAATTTCTTGAGTTAGTCAATAATATCGATAGAATCCGGCATGCTAATGTGGTTGAGCTCAGTGGTTACTGTGCGGAACATGGTGAAAGGCTTCTGATCTATGAGTATTGCAGTGGTGGAACATTGCAAGATGCACTGCACTCAGACGAAGAGTTCAGAAAGAAACTTACGTGGAATGCCCGCATTAAAATGGCTCTTGGGGCTGCAAGAGCCTTGGA GTATCTGCATGAGGTCTGTCAGCCACCTGTTATTCATAGGAATTTCAAGTCTGCGAATGTCCTACTTGATGATGATCTTTCAGTGCGTGTTTCAGATTGTGGGTTGGCTCCATTAATATCAAAAGGAGCTGTTAGTCAG ctatcTGGTCAGCTTCTAACAGCATATGGTTACGGAGCACCAGAATTTGAATCAGGAGTTTATACACTTGAGAGTGACGTTTACAGCTTCGGTGTGGTTATGCTGGAACTGCTAACTGGCCGGATGTCTTATGACAG AACAAGGACCCGAGGTGAACAGTTTCTAGTTAGATGGGCGATTCCGCAGCTTCACGACATAGAGGCATTGACAAGCATGGTTGATCCTTCACTCAATGGTCGATACCCTGCCAAATCCTTATCTTACTTTGCCGATATCATATCAAAATGTGTTCAG TCGGAGCCTGAATTCCGGCCACCAATGTCGTCGGTTGTTCAGGACTTGCTCAACATGATAAGGAGAGAACCACGTGGCAGTGGTTCAAGTGAAGATTGA
- the LOC120078045 gene encoding pentatricopeptide repeat-containing protein At1g03540 — protein sequence MRLFFKRHWSSFTSQNLKNSSHPLNKQSQILQFCRSGLLHDALHILNSIDLFNSITNKPIVYASLLQTCTKVASFSHGCQIHAQVVKSGLETDRFVGNSLLSLYFKLGSDLLLTRRVFDGLFVKDVVSWTSMITGYVREGKSGNAIELFWDMLDWGIQPNSFTLSAVIKACSEIGNLVLGKCFHGVVIRHGFDSNHVIVSSLIDMYGRNYVSSDARQLFDELLEPDAICWTSVISAFTRNDLYEEALGFFYFMQRAYRLSPDGYTFGTVLTACGNLGRLRQGEEVHAKVIAYGLGGNVVVESSLVDMYGKCGAVEKSRRVFDRMSKRNSVSWSALLGVYCQNGDFEKVVNLFREMKEVDLYSFGTVIRACAGLAAVTQGKEVHCQYVRKGGWRDVIVESALVDLYAKCGCIDFAYRIFEQMPTRNLITWNSMIGGLAQNGRGGIAIQIFEEMIKEGIKPDYISFIGVLFACSHTGLVDQGRHYFALMTGEYGIKPGVEHYNCMVDLLGRAGLLEEAENLIENADCRNNSSLWQVLLGACTTCTNSATAERIAKKMMELEPQHHLSYVLLANVYRAVGRWDDALKIRNLMKNRQVKKMPGQSWM from the coding sequence ATGAGGCTCTTCTTCAAACGCCATTGGAGTAGTTTTACCTCTCAAAATCTCAAAAATTCTAGTCACCCATTAAACAAACAGTCTCAAATCCTCCAATTTTGTAGGTCCGGCTTACTCCACGACGCGCTACACATCCTAAACTCCATTGATTTGTTCAATTCTATCACCAACAAACCAATTGTCTACGCTTCTCTCTTACAAACCTGCACCAAGGTTGCTTCCTTCAGCCATGGCTGTCAAATTCACGCCCAGGTTGTTAAATCTGGCCTCGAGACTGACCGCTTTGTTGGGAATAGCTTACTTTCTCTTTACTTTAAATTGGGTTCAGATCTTCTGCTGACTCGAAGAGTATTTGATGGTCTTTTTGTCAAGGATGTAGTGTCTTGGACATCCATGATTACGGGCTACGTTCGAGAAGGTAAATCTGGAAATGCAATTGAATTGTTTTGGGATATGTTGGATTGGGGAATTCAGCCGAATAGTTTTACTTTATCTGCTGTGATCAAGGCCTGCTCGGAGATTGGGAATTTGGTACTTGGGAAATGCTTTCATGGGGTTGTAATAAGGCATGGATTTGATTCAAATCATGTCATTGTGAGTTCTTTGATTGACATGTACGGGAGAAACTATGTGTCAAGTGATGCACGCCAACTGTTTGATGAATTGCTTGAACCAGATGCAATATGTTGGACATCGGTGATTTCAGCATTTACAAGGAATGATTTGTATGAGGAAGCATTGGGGTTCTTTTACTTTATGCAAAGAGCTTACAGGTTGTCTCCTGATGGTTATACATTTGGAACTGTATTGACTGCATGTGGAAACTTGGGGAGGTTGAGGCAAGGTGAAGAGGTCCATGCTAAGGTGATTGCATATGGGCTTGGTGGGAATGTGGTGGTTGAGAGTAGTTTGGTGGATATGTATGGAAAATGTGGAGCAGTTGAGAAGTCTCGACGCGTATTCGATAGGATGTCGAAGAGGAATTCGGTTTCATGGTCTGCTTTGCTTGGAGTTTATTGCCAAAATGGTGACTTTGAAAAGGTTGTAAATCTATTCAGGGAGATGAAGGAGGTTGACCTCTACAGTTTTGGGACGGTTATTCGTGCGTGTGCCGGATTGGCAGCTGTAACGCAAGGGAAGGAGGTTCACTGTCAGTATGTAAGAAAGGGTGGATGGAGAGATGTCATTGTAGAATCAGCTTTGGTCGACTTATATGCAAAATGTGGTTGTATTGATTTTGCGTATAGAATCTTTGAGCAGATGCCAACAAGAAACTTGATCACATGGAATTCAATGATTGGAGGTCTTGCTCAGAATGGAAGAGGTGGAATTGCTATTCAAATCTTTGAAGAGATGATTAAGGAAGGGATCAAGCCTGATTATATCAGTTTTATTGGTGTCCTTTTTGCTTGTAGTCATACAGGTTTGGTCGATCAAGGGCGACATTACTTTGCTCTAATGACTGGGGAATATGGAATTAAACCAGGAGTTGAGCATTATAATTGCATGGTTGATCTTCTAGGCCGTGCCGGGCTGCTAGAAGAAGCTGAAAACTTGATAGAAAATGCAGACTGTAGAAATAATTCGTCTCTTTGGCAGGTTCTTCTAGGAGCTTGCACTACATGTACAAACTCTGCTACTGCAGAACGTATAGCCAAGAAGATGATGGAGCTTGAGCCTCAACACCATTTAAGTTATGTTCTGTTGGCTAATGTGTACAGAGCAGTAGGGCGATGGGATGACGCTTTAAAGATTCgaaatttaatgaaaaaccGACAGGTGAAGAAGATGCCGGGTCAGAGCTGGATGTAG